The proteins below come from a single Tenuifilum thalassicum genomic window:
- a CDS encoding alkaline phosphatase family protein, whose protein sequence is MRLFSLYSLLLFLLINSSSQAQINRSIPSEKPKLIIEIVVSQMRFDYLNRYWNKFSDNGFKRLVNDGTYCRNARYNYLLTQPYPGLATISTGSNPSVHGIISDKWFSRYSGEEINAVYEEKVSTIGGSYFSGKYSAKNLVTSTFGDELRLSNPHSKVISIALDAGSAILLAGHSANGIFWFDTEKGLWVSSSYFTETLPAWVDTFNTKGFSKLYTEREWKALQPIENYEEADTASVKSEEKKKTLLEKLKGMVNGVIGNPKPKTDFSSLLESPYGNLLTKDLAIAAIAGEDLGADEHTDLLCVTFSANRNIGGKFGPHSIEMEDTYLRLDKEMEHFLNFIDATVGLQNCLVVLTSDQGVASTPDYLEKSKIPGGYFDPQKAMILLKTYLNAVYGQGNWVVGYHDKQIYLNRKLIEDSNLKLEDVQQRVSDFMLEFSGVANSTTAHNLQNGQFANGIMVKFQNSFNQRRSGDVVINLEPGWVERNGHVTSANSPYDYDAHVPLIFYGWKIKRKSVLEPVYMNNIAPTLSLLLGITWPNGSTGVPIKQILE, encoded by the coding sequence ATGCGCCTTTTTTCGTTGTATTCACTCCTTCTTTTTTTGTTGATTAATAGTTCCTCACAAGCACAGATAAATAGGTCAATCCCATCGGAAAAACCAAAACTGATTATTGAAATAGTAGTAAGCCAAATGCGTTTCGACTACCTAAACCGATACTGGAATAAATTTAGTGACAATGGGTTCAAGCGTTTGGTAAACGATGGCACCTATTGCCGGAATGCTCGCTATAACTATCTTCTCACTCAGCCCTACCCTGGATTAGCCACAATTTCAACAGGTTCCAACCCTTCGGTTCATGGAATTATTTCCGACAAGTGGTTTTCGCGTTATTCAGGCGAAGAAATCAATGCTGTTTACGAAGAAAAGGTAAGTACTATTGGCGGAAGCTATTTCAGTGGAAAATATTCAGCTAAAAATTTGGTTACAAGTACCTTTGGCGATGAGCTCAGGTTAAGTAACCCACACTCCAAGGTTATTAGCATTGCGCTCGATGCGGGTTCTGCTATTCTGCTTGCCGGGCATAGTGCAAATGGTATATTTTGGTTCGATACCGAAAAAGGTTTATGGGTAAGCAGTAGCTATTTTACTGAAACACTACCAGCATGGGTCGATACGTTCAACACAAAAGGATTTTCCAAGCTATATACCGAACGTGAGTGGAAAGCCCTTCAACCTATTGAGAATTACGAAGAAGCCGATACTGCATCAGTAAAATCGGAGGAAAAGAAGAAGACCCTGCTTGAGAAGCTAAAAGGGATGGTAAATGGTGTAATAGGAAACCCTAAACCCAAAACCGATTTTAGCTCGTTACTAGAGTCACCTTATGGTAATCTTCTTACAAAAGACTTGGCCATTGCTGCAATTGCAGGCGAAGACCTAGGGGCAGATGAACACACCGATTTGCTTTGTGTCACCTTTAGCGCAAATCGAAACATTGGTGGCAAGTTTGGACCCCACTCCATTGAAATGGAGGACACATACCTGCGCCTCGACAAGGAGATGGAGCATTTCCTTAATTTTATCGATGCCACAGTTGGCTTACAGAACTGCCTTGTTGTTTTAACCTCCGACCAGGGTGTGGCTTCAACTCCTGATTACTTGGAGAAATCGAAAATACCTGGTGGTTATTTCGACCCACAAAAAGCAATGATACTTTTGAAAACCTATCTTAATGCTGTTTATGGTCAAGGCAACTGGGTGGTTGGCTATCACGATAAACAAATTTACCTCAACCGAAAGCTAATTGAAGACTCTAACCTGAAACTTGAAGATGTACAACAAAGGGTTTCCGATTTTATGCTGGAGTTTAGCGGCGTTGCAAATAGCACCACAGCCCATAACCTACAAAATGGTCAATTTGCCAATGGAATAATGGTGAAGTTTCAAAATAGTTTTAACCAGCGCCGTTCTGGCGATGTTGTTATCAACCTTGAACCAGGATGGGTAGAACGAAACGGGCATGTTACCTCTGCAAACTCCCCATACGATTACGATGCACATGTTCCCTTAATTTTCTATGGTTGGAAAATAAAACGGAAATCGGTTTTAGAGCCAGTATATATGAATAACATAGCCCCAACTCTATCGCTATTGCTAGGAATTACATGGCCGAATGGTTCAACGGGTGTTCCTATAAAACAAATTTTGGAATAA
- a CDS encoding M14 family zinc carboxypeptidase: MIYKKIIFTILSAIAIAITGNSQDIENYIRLIEPNRDKVNTTITQTVSIDNIKGDTIYAYANQKELDALIKLGYKFEKLPHPSTLAAKSLTMATTVAEMASWDRYPTYEVYRAMMKKFETDYPNLCKLDSIGTTVQGRKLYVLKISDNVGTEEAEPEVFYTSTMHGDETTGYILLLRLADYLLSNYNTIPLAKELVDNLQIYINPNANPDGTYYGGNFTVTSARRYNANSVDINRNFPDLRAGNHPDNYQWQPETQAMMDFAAQHHFVLSANFHGGIEVVNYPWDTWTSSQQTHADNDWFVSVSRAYADSAQANSPSGYMTGLNNGITNGGDWYVVAGGRQDYMNFFHRCREITIELSNTKLLASESLPAHWVYNRSALLHLLQNALYGFGGTVKNTSNQPLDAEIIVLNHDKLNSSVKTIPTTGNYYRLIEPGTYDVMAVANGYKPKVITDVVVNQNSFTELNFTLEDAGTLVSDESFENAIPERMSFYGGNWNRSSETANSGTYCLKSASIGNSQSTAASLTFNVLNKGEFSFYFKVSSEESYDIFKLYIDNKLQNLWSGEIDWTRYVTILEQGTHTIKWEYVKDDGTASGSDCVYVDDITLPDISGNVTITPTINSSTFENIKVVLGTNEATTQSNGTASFSNIPLDNNVELKIYSEDNLLGSGQLELKWQQVNYSANFDAYFNATFEVKSNENSVQDATISFNNEQKQTDQNGMATFTNVPFGLNHPYSISKDGYNSASGELRVASDSTFKIIIYPTSIPINQGNNRISIFPNPVENSFSITLNNLKGNVSISLVDITGKTVASLFKGKVLEESLEIKVHREVMSIKPGIYLLVAKNETQTLTSKIVFAKQ; the protein is encoded by the coding sequence ATGATATATAAAAAGATAATTTTTACAATCTTATCAGCTATAGCTATAGCTATTACAGGCAATTCACAAGATATAGAGAATTACATTCGCTTAATTGAACCAAATCGGGATAAGGTCAACACCACAATAACCCAAACGGTATCAATTGATAACATTAAAGGCGACACCATATATGCCTATGCTAACCAAAAAGAGTTAGATGCACTAATTAAGTTAGGTTACAAATTTGAGAAGCTGCCTCACCCCTCAACTTTAGCTGCCAAATCCTTAACTATGGCAACCACCGTTGCCGAAATGGCAAGCTGGGATAGGTATCCAACCTATGAGGTATACCGCGCCATGATGAAAAAGTTTGAGACCGATTACCCCAACCTTTGTAAGCTCGATTCCATTGGTACTACGGTTCAGGGTCGCAAACTTTACGTGCTTAAAATTTCCGACAATGTTGGTACAGAAGAAGCTGAACCTGAGGTTTTCTACACTAGCACTATGCATGGCGACGAAACCACTGGTTACATTCTTTTGCTAAGGCTAGCCGATTATTTGCTCTCAAACTACAACACCATTCCGTTGGCTAAGGAGCTGGTGGATAACCTGCAAATTTACATAAATCCTAACGCAAACCCCGATGGCACATATTACGGCGGAAACTTTACTGTTACTTCGGCGCGCCGTTACAATGCCAATTCCGTGGATATAAATCGCAACTTTCCCGATTTACGCGCAGGCAACCATCCTGATAACTACCAATGGCAACCCGAGACGCAAGCCATGATGGATTTTGCAGCACAACACCATTTTGTGCTATCGGCAAACTTTCATGGTGGTATTGAGGTGGTAAACTATCCCTGGGATACTTGGACTTCATCCCAGCAAACCCATGCCGACAACGATTGGTTTGTTTCCGTTTCAAGAGCATATGCCGATAGCGCTCAGGCTAATAGCCCTTCGGGCTATATGACTGGCCTAAATAATGGCATCACCAACGGCGGGGATTGGTACGTGGTAGCTGGTGGCAGGCAAGATTACATGAACTTCTTTCACCGTTGCAGGGAAATTACTATTGAGCTATCCAATACTAAGCTTCTTGCATCAGAATCGCTTCCTGCACACTGGGTCTATAACCGCTCTGCTCTGCTGCATCTTTTACAAAATGCACTCTACGGTTTCGGGGGAACAGTTAAAAACACATCGAACCAACCTCTCGATGCAGAAATAATAGTGCTTAATCACGATAAACTTAACTCATCGGTTAAAACAATCCCTACTACAGGTAACTACTACCGGTTAATTGAACCTGGAACCTATGATGTGATGGCTGTTGCCAACGGTTATAAGCCCAAGGTTATTACAGATGTTGTAGTCAACCAGAACTCGTTCACTGAGCTAAATTTCACACTTGAAGATGCAGGCACCTTGGTGAGCGATGAGAGTTTTGAAAACGCAATACCTGAACGAATGTCGTTCTATGGGGGCAACTGGAACAGAAGCAGCGAAACTGCTAATAGTGGCACATACTGCTTAAAATCGGCTAGTATTGGTAACTCCCAAAGCACTGCTGCATCGCTCACATTTAATGTTCTAAATAAGGGAGAGTTCTCATTCTATTTTAAGGTATCCTCTGAAGAATCCTACGACATTTTTAAACTTTATATCGACAACAAGTTACAAAACCTATGGAGTGGTGAAATAGATTGGACAAGATATGTAACCATTCTAGAACAAGGAACACACACCATTAAATGGGAGTATGTTAAAGATGATGGAACAGCATCGGGGAGCGATTGCGTTTATGTTGATGACATAACCCTTCCTGATATTAGCGGAAATGTTACCATTACACCAACCATAAACTCTAGCACATTTGAGAATATAAAAGTCGTTCTTGGAACCAATGAAGCTACCACACAATCTAATGGCACTGCTTCATTTTCAAATATCCCTTTAGATAATAATGTTGAGCTCAAAATATATTCCGAGGATAATCTACTTGGCTCTGGTCAACTTGAACTAAAATGGCAACAAGTAAACTACTCTGCTAATTTTGATGCCTACTTTAATGCAACCTTTGAGGTTAAATCTAACGAAAACAGTGTTCAAGATGCTACAATAAGCTTTAACAATGAGCAGAAGCAAACCGACCAAAATGGGATGGCTACATTTACCAATGTTCCATTTGGGCTAAATCACCCCTACTCCATTTCAAAAGATGGATACAACTCCGCCTCTGGGGAGTTGCGTGTTGCTAGCGACTCAACTTTTAAAATCATAATTTACCCAACATCTATCCCAATCAACCAGGGAAACAATAGAATTTCGATTTTCCCAAATCCTGTAGAAAATAGTTTTTCAATAACCCTAAATAATCTTAAAGGTAATGTTTCCATTAGCCTTGTCGATATAACTGGTAAAACAGTTGCTTCACTTTTTAAAGGGAAAGTTTTAGAGGAATCATTAGAAATCAAAGTTCACAGGGAAGTAATGTCAATTAAACCTGGAATTTACCTTTTAGTTGCAAAAAATGAAACCCAAACTTTAACAAGTAAGATAGTATTCGCAAAACAATAA
- the gldD gene encoding gliding motility lipoprotein GldD, translating to MPNPKSLLISSLLVFLLVSCADEPVPKPRGYFRLTFPEKQYRLLDTIYPFTFEYPVYGTIVKERNRDGEGEWISVAFPKYKAKIHLSYKDISNNLNQLTEDARTLAYKHTYKADAIDEMVFDNPEKNVYGILYDIRGNSASSIQFYLTDSSRHYIRGALYFRCEPNKDSLAPAVDFFTKDVIHLIETLRWK from the coding sequence ATGCCGAATCCTAAGTCGTTACTAATATCCTCATTGCTAGTTTTTTTGCTTGTTTCATGTGCCGATGAGCCAGTTCCTAAACCACGTGGCTATTTTAGGTTGACGTTTCCCGAGAAACAGTATCGTTTACTTGATACAATTTACCCCTTTACATTTGAATATCCAGTTTATGGAACTATTGTTAAAGAGAGAAACAGAGATGGCGAGGGGGAATGGATAAGTGTTGCCTTCCCAAAATATAAAGCCAAGATTCATTTGAGTTATAAAGATATTAGCAACAACCTTAACCAGCTTACCGAGGATGCCCGAACGCTTGCCTATAAGCATACCTATAAGGCAGATGCCATTGACGAAATGGTGTTTGATAACCCCGAAAAAAATGTTTACGGAATTCTTTACGATATTAGAGGAAACTCGGCCAGCTCCATTCAGTTCTATTTAACCGATTCTTCGAGACACTACATACGTGGTGCGCTCTACTTCAGATGTGAACCCAACAAGGATTCCCTTGCTCCTGCTGTTGATTTCTTTACTAAGGATGTTATCCATCTTATCGAAACTCTTAGGTGGAAGTAA
- a CDS encoding 4'-phosphopantetheinyl transferase family protein, whose translation MPVIKTIHDDDITIALWLISEAENELLEHVGQVDDLPSNKNRRIERIATMALLKTLGFKQFYSYDSLGRPYFTASQVRISISHTDGVVALAFSESQEVGVDIEQTTRNYRKIAGKYLSTNEAIGSHNFSDFHYALIWSAKETIYKLPWGKSLVFNRDIEIDLKNFNSDRGWLKAMVFNDGAWVNVKLFYTFIDNYCLTWTGMNRIL comes from the coding sequence ATGCCAGTTATAAAAACCATACACGATGATGATATAACCATTGCTTTATGGCTCATCAGCGAAGCTGAGAATGAGCTCTTGGAGCATGTTGGTCAGGTTGATGATTTACCCTCAAATAAAAACCGACGCATTGAACGGATAGCAACTATGGCATTGCTTAAAACTCTAGGATTTAAGCAGTTTTATTCCTATGATAGTCTTGGAAGGCCGTATTTCACAGCTTCCCAGGTACGGATATCAATTAGCCATACCGATGGTGTTGTTGCCCTAGCTTTTTCTGAGTCTCAAGAGGTTGGGGTTGATATTGAGCAAACTACAAGGAATTATAGAAAGATTGCTGGAAAATATTTGTCTACAAATGAAGCAATTGGTTCCCACAACTTCTCCGATTTTCACTATGCATTAATTTGGAGCGCAAAAGAGACAATTTACAAGCTACCTTGGGGTAAAAGCCTAGTGTTTAACAGAGATATTGAAATTGATTTAAAAAATTTCAATAGTGATAGAGGTTGGTTAAAAGCTATGGTTTTTAACGATGGGGCTTGGGTTAATGTAAAACTATTTTATACCTTTATTGATAATTATTGCCTGACATGGACAGGCATGAACCGAATATTGTAA
- a CDS encoding DUF4870 domain-containing protein: MEQINYINNDERTFSMLCHLSALSGLIVPFGHIIGPLVFWLLKKDEYAEVDRQGKAALNFQLSLTIYSVIAGILVIFLVGFILLAAIFIFGLIMTIIASVKSSNGEYFEYPLSINLIQ, from the coding sequence ATGGAACAGATTAACTACATTAACAACGACGAACGAACATTTAGCATGCTCTGCCATCTCTCTGCGCTATCGGGACTTATTGTTCCCTTTGGACATATCATTGGCCCCCTTGTATTCTGGCTTCTTAAAAAGGACGAGTATGCCGAGGTTGACAGGCAAGGTAAAGCAGCACTTAACTTTCAACTATCACTAACCATCTACTCTGTTATTGCGGGTATACTAGTTATCTTTTTAGTAGGCTTTATTCTTCTTGCTGCCATTTTTATTTTTGGCTTAATAATGACAATTATAGCCTCTGTAAAATCTTCTAATGGAGAGTACTTTGAGTATCCTCTATCTATTAATTTGATTCAGTAA
- the ettA gene encoding energy-dependent translational throttle protein EttA, with protein MADEKIIFSMVGVSKTFPPHKKVLNNIYLSFFYGAKIGIIGLNGSGKSTLMKIIAGVEKSYEGEVVFSPGYSVGYLEQEPHLDDNKTVRQVVEEGVQEVVDLLKEYEEVNAKFAEPMSDEEMNKLIERQGELTDKLEQLDAWNLDSKLERAMDALRCPDADTPVKVLSGGERRRVALCRLLLQQPDVLLLDEPTNHLDAESVQWLEMHLQQYKGTVIAITHDRYFLDNVAGWILELDRGEGIPWKGNYSSWLEQKSLRLAQEEKQESKRRKTLERELEWVRMSPKARHAKSKARLSAYDKLLNEDVKQKEEKLEIFIPNGPRLGDLVIEANNVSKAYGDKLLFENLSFKLPPNGIVGVIGPNGAGKTTLFRLIMGLEKPDSGDFRVGETVKLAYVDQQHKAIDPEKTVFEVISGGADNIILGGRQINARAYVARFNFSGADQEKKCGMLSGGERNRLHLALALKEEGNVILLDEPTNDIDVNTLRALEEGLENFAGCAVVISHDRWFLDRIATHILAFEGNSQVYFFEGGYSEYEENKKKRLGDDTPHRIKYRKLME; from the coding sequence ATGGCCGACGAAAAAATTATTTTTTCAATGGTGGGGGTAAGCAAAACCTTTCCACCTCACAAAAAGGTGCTGAACAACATTTACCTATCGTTTTTCTATGGTGCTAAAATTGGCATCATTGGTTTAAATGGTTCAGGTAAATCGACATTGATGAAGATTATTGCTGGGGTTGAGAAATCTTATGAGGGTGAAGTAGTTTTCTCGCCTGGCTATTCAGTGGGTTACCTTGAACAAGAGCCACACCTCGACGACAATAAAACTGTGCGTCAGGTTGTTGAGGAAGGTGTTCAGGAAGTGGTTGACCTGCTAAAAGAGTATGAGGAGGTAAACGCCAAGTTTGCTGAACCCATGAGCGATGAGGAGATGAATAAGCTCATTGAGCGACAAGGAGAGCTAACCGATAAGCTTGAACAGCTTGATGCGTGGAACCTCGACTCTAAATTGGAACGCGCAATGGATGCCCTCCGCTGTCCCGATGCCGATACCCCTGTAAAGGTTCTATCTGGTGGTGAACGACGCCGTGTGGCCCTATGCCGCCTCCTTCTCCAACAACCCGATGTTCTTCTTCTCGATGAACCCACAAACCACCTCGATGCCGAATCGGTACAGTGGCTCGAAATGCACCTACAACAATATAAGGGAACAGTTATTGCCATTACCCACGACCGTTACTTCCTCGACAATGTTGCAGGATGGATTCTGGAGCTTGACCGCGGCGAAGGAATCCCCTGGAAGGGAAACTACTCTTCGTGGCTAGAGCAAAAATCGTTACGTTTGGCGCAGGAAGAGAAACAGGAAAGCAAACGGCGTAAGACACTTGAACGAGAGCTTGAATGGGTTCGCATGTCGCCTAAAGCCCGTCATGCAAAATCGAAAGCTCGCCTTTCGGCGTACGACAAACTCCTTAACGAAGATGTAAAACAGAAAGAGGAGAAGTTGGAGATATTCATACCAAACGGTCCCCGTCTTGGCGATTTGGTTATTGAAGCCAATAATGTTTCTAAGGCTTATGGCGATAAGCTACTTTTCGAAAACCTATCGTTTAAACTTCCACCAAACGGCATTGTGGGAGTTATTGGCCCCAATGGTGCTGGTAAAACAACTCTTTTCCGCCTAATAATGGGCCTTGAAAAACCCGATAGCGGCGATTTCCGCGTTGGTGAAACTGTTAAATTGGCCTATGTCGACCAGCAGCATAAAGCGATTGACCCTGAAAAAACGGTCTTTGAGGTAATTTCAGGAGGTGCCGATAATATCATTCTTGGCGGCCGACAAATAAATGCACGCGCATACGTGGCCCGATTCAACTTCTCTGGAGCCGACCAAGAAAAAAAGTGTGGGATGCTATCGGGTGGCGAACGGAATAGGCTACACCTTGCCCTTGCTCTAAAAGAAGAGGGCAACGTGATTCTGCTCGACGAGCCCACCAACGATATCGACGTAAATACACTACGTGCCCTTGAAGAAGGTCTAGAAAACTTTGCTGGGTGCGCTGTGGTAATTTCGCACGACCGCTGGTTCCTCGACCGTATTGCTACGCACATTCTTGCCTTTGAGGGCAATTCACAGGTCTACTTCTTTGAAGGTGGCTACTCCGAATATGAGGAGAACAAGAAAAAACGCCTAGGCGATGACACTCCTCATCGAATAAAGTATCGTAAATTGATGGAATAA
- a CDS encoding geranylgeranylglyceryl/heptaprenylglyceryl phosphate synthase: MDRHEPNIVMALVYDKICHGSLAILIDPDKEGSVDIDKIIENAEKSGASLLFVGGSLVNSPLHEFVERVKRMTSLPVVLFPGSAMQFSPKADGILFLSLISGRNPEFLIGQHVNVAAMVKQSNIEVIPTGYILVDGGTPTSVQYMSQTMPIPSNKHEIAVSTAIAGELLGLKAIYLEAGSGALNPVPLKMIEKVKENISIPLIVGGGIKTPQQVTYALSAGANLVVVGNALEKNPLLLTRS; this comes from the coding sequence ATGGACAGGCATGAACCGAATATTGTAATGGCACTTGTTTACGATAAGATTTGTCATGGTAGCCTTGCCATTCTGATTGACCCAGATAAAGAGGGAAGTGTAGATATAGATAAAATTATTGAAAACGCTGAGAAATCGGGGGCGTCGTTACTGTTTGTAGGAGGAAGTTTGGTAAACAGTCCGCTACATGAGTTTGTTGAACGCGTTAAGAGAATGACATCGCTTCCTGTTGTCCTTTTCCCAGGTAGTGCCATGCAGTTCTCCCCAAAGGCCGATGGGATTCTTTTCCTATCGTTAATCTCAGGCCGAAACCCAGAGTTTCTTATCGGGCAACATGTGAATGTGGCTGCAATGGTAAAGCAAAGCAATATAGAGGTTATCCCAACAGGATACATACTAGTAGATGGAGGAACTCCAACCTCAGTACAATACATGAGCCAAACCATGCCAATACCCTCGAACAAGCATGAGATTGCTGTCTCAACAGCAATTGCAGGCGAACTGCTTGGTTTGAAAGCAATTTATCTTGAAGCTGGAAGCGGAGCATTAAACCCAGTTCCATTAAAAATGATAGAGAAGGTAAAAGAGAATATTTCAATCCCCTTAATAGTTGGTGGTGGAATAAAAACACCACAACAGGTTACCTACGCCCTTAGTGCAGGAGCTAATCTTGTGGTGGTTGGTAATGCCCTTGAGAAAAATCCCTTGCTATTAACACGCAGCTGA
- a CDS encoding GNAT family N-acyltransferase, translating to MSDKDKIVNVDEVKKAVNIGSFIGDGIARLLMYVLRLNEINKKYSNVANLRGLEFLTAALDILEVKYEINPEEFKRLPSKGPFITVSNHPFGGIDGILLLKILLEQGREDTRLLSNFLIKRIPQLDEYVFAVDPFDNGGYNKRANISGLKAAYNHLEKGGALGLFPAGEVSTYYDNADEVGVTDKHWQHSMVKFIKNAKVPVVPIYFQGQNSRLFHLLGMIHPLLRTAKLPSELLNKKNQTIKIRIGYPISVAEQDTYCDVEKFGRFLRLKTYSLGSTIDVDKFFKYKLKSEPEPEPIIPPVPQDVVEDEVARLMDSYLLFKSKNYAVLCAPSVEMPNLMTEIGRLREITFRDVGEGTNRKIDVDEFDLYYWQLFIWDEDEKRIVGAYRAGKGKEIVDKYGIDGFYIQTLFKIDKAFTPILEQSIELGRSFIVPDYQRKPLPLFLLWKGILYFLIKNPEYRYLIGPVSISNRFSDYSKGVIISFMKSNYFDHDFARFIKSRNKFKVPIKDEEFNLIFNNTNDLGKLDKFIQEVEPFDYRMPVLLKKYVKLNGKIIGFNVDPKFNNALDGLLILDLFQVPIETITSLSKEINDKSILERFNITDYTFEDQEVE from the coding sequence ATGTCTGATAAGGATAAGATTGTTAATGTTGACGAGGTCAAGAAGGCTGTTAACATTGGTTCATTTATTGGTGATGGAATTGCACGCCTTTTAATGTACGTTTTAAGACTTAACGAAATTAACAAGAAGTATTCCAATGTGGCTAATTTAAGAGGATTAGAATTTTTAACAGCCGCATTAGATATTTTAGAAGTTAAATACGAGATTAATCCTGAAGAGTTCAAACGGCTGCCTTCGAAAGGACCATTTATAACAGTTTCAAACCATCCGTTTGGCGGAATAGATGGAATTCTACTTTTGAAAATATTGTTAGAGCAAGGACGTGAAGATACACGGTTGCTTTCAAATTTTCTGATTAAGCGTATCCCCCAGCTCGATGAGTACGTTTTTGCTGTTGACCCATTCGATAACGGAGGCTATAATAAACGGGCTAACATCAGCGGGCTTAAGGCAGCTTACAACCATTTGGAGAAGGGTGGTGCTTTGGGGCTTTTCCCTGCTGGTGAGGTATCAACCTATTACGATAATGCCGATGAGGTTGGTGTTACCGATAAGCACTGGCAGCATTCTATGGTTAAGTTTATTAAGAATGCAAAAGTTCCTGTTGTTCCTATTTACTTTCAAGGGCAAAACAGCAGATTGTTCCATCTTTTAGGCATGATACACCCTTTGCTCCGTACTGCAAAACTCCCGTCGGAGCTCCTTAATAAGAAAAACCAAACTATTAAGATTCGTATTGGTTACCCAATAAGTGTTGCCGAGCAGGATACATATTGCGATGTAGAAAAATTTGGCCGTTTCTTAAGGCTAAAGACATACTCATTAGGCTCTACTATCGATGTAGATAAGTTTTTTAAATATAAACTTAAATCAGAGCCAGAACCAGAACCAATTATTCCACCAGTTCCTCAAGATGTGGTAGAGGACGAGGTTGCAAGGCTTATGGACAGTTACCTGCTGTTCAAAAGCAAAAATTACGCTGTGCTTTGCGCTCCTTCGGTGGAAATGCCAAATCTTATGACTGAAATTGGTAGGTTACGTGAAATTACATTCCGTGATGTAGGTGAGGGTACCAATCGTAAAATTGATGTTGATGAGTTTGACCTTTACTACTGGCAGCTTTTTATATGGGACGAGGATGAGAAACGGATTGTTGGTGCATACCGTGCTGGTAAGGGCAAAGAAATTGTCGATAAGTATGGCATTGATGGCTTCTATATTCAAACGCTTTTTAAGATTGATAAAGCGTTTACGCCAATACTCGAGCAATCTATTGAACTTGGCCGTTCGTTTATTGTTCCCGATTATCAACGCAAGCCTTTACCCCTTTTCCTTCTTTGGAAAGGAATTTTATATTTCTTGATTAAAAATCCAGAATATCGTTATCTTATCGGGCCAGTTAGCATCTCAAACAGATTTTCGGATTATTCTAAGGGAGTGATAATCAGTTTTATGAAATCGAACTATTTCGATCATGATTTTGCGCGTTTCATAAAATCTCGTAATAAGTTTAAGGTGCCAATTAAGGATGAGGAGTTTAATCTTATTTTTAACAATACTAACGATTTAGGCAAGCTCGATAAGTTTATTCAAGAGGTTGAACCTTTCGATTATCGTATGCCCGTTCTGCTTAAAAAGTATGTGAAGCTTAACGGGAAAATTATTGGATTTAATGTTGATCCAAAGTTTAATAATGCCCTCGATGGTTTACTAATTCTCGACCTTTTCCAGGTTCCCATTGAAACTATAACTTCGCTTTCTAAGGAGATAAATGATAAATCGATTTTAGAGCGATTTAATATCACAGACTATACCTTTGAGGACCAGGAGGTTGAATAA